One region of Pagrus major chromosome 7, Pma_NU_1.0 genomic DNA includes:
- the LOC141000426 gene encoding uncharacterized protein produces MFSSVRTCLVSGLTRLPSCVSSRAAVRATPALCRHQHRTFSSGSADVKVLYDGLCPVCVTEIRFLQFLQKKRPEKVDFVDISLPAYDGAKYKDVSYEMAMEEMHVIDETGKVHRGVPAFAVMYSAVGLGWVGRFMMWSPVRPFMDKSYAIFARNRLKWTGRGEECTTGRCEKKSH; encoded by the exons ATGTTTTCCAGCGTGAGAACATGTTTGGTGTCGGGTTTGACCAGGCTGCCCAGCTGTGTGAGTTCAAGGGCGGCAGTAAGAGCGACACCTGCCCTCTGTAGACATCAACATCGGACCTTCAGCTCTGGATCTGCAGATGTCAAG gtgctGTATGATGGactttgtcctgtgtgtgtgacggagatTCGGTTCCTCCAGTTTCTGCAGAAAAAACGACCTGAAAAAGTAGATTTTGTCGATATCTCCCTGCCGGCCTACGATGGAGCGAAATACAAGGACGTCAGCTACGAGATGGCCATGGAGGAAATGCATGTGATTGATGAGACAGGAAAG GTTCACCGTGGGGTCCCGGCGTTTGCAGTCATGTACAGCGCAGTAGGCCTTGGCTGGGTGGGTCGCTTCATGATGTGGTCGCCTGTGAGACCGTTCATGGACAAGTCCTACGCCATCTTTGCCCGGAATCGCTTAAAGTGGACCGGACGTGGGGAGGAGTGCACCACAGGACGCTGTGAAAAGAAATCACATTGA